In Microbacterium sp. No. 7, the genomic window GCCGCTCGCGGCGCCCGGGCTCGTCGCGGGCGTCGTGCTGTGCTTCGCGCGCGCGATCGGCGAGTTCGGCGCGACCGCGCTGTTCGCGGGCAACGCGCCGGGCGTGACGCAGACCATGCCGCTCGCGATCTACACGGCGTTCAACGGCGCCGGGGTCGCGCAGGGCACCGCCGTCGCGCTCTCGTTGCTGCTGCTCGTCACCGCGATCGCCGTGCTGCTGCTCGTGCGCGGCTGGCGGCCCGGAGCCCCGCGATGAGCCCCGCCCCCGGCATCTCGTTCGACCGCGGCAGAGTGCGGGTCGGCGAGCGCGGCACCCGCACTCTGCCGCGGTCGAACGGGCGGCGGGCGCGATGACCGCGGCATCCCTCGACGCACGGGTCGTCGTGAACCGGCCGCGCTTCCGCCTCGACGTCGCGGTGACCGCGGCGCCGGGCGAGACCGTCGCGATCATGGGACCGAGCGGCGCGGGCAAGTCGACGCTGCTGCACGCGATCGCCGGGCTCGAGCCCGTGCACGAGGGGCACGTGCGCATCGACGGCACGGATGCCGCGGGCCGCCGCCCCCTGCCCCCGCATCGCCGCGGCGTCGTGCTGCTCGGCCAGGAGCCCCGGCTGTTCCCGCACCTGTCGGCGCGGGAGAACGTCGCGTTCGGGCTGCGGGCGCGGCGGGTCGCCCGCGCCGTCGCCCTCGAGCGTGCCGACGAGTGGATCGCGCGGGTCGGACTCGGCGGACTCGGCGGGCGCCGTCCCGCGCAGCTGTCGGGCGGGCAGCAGCAGCGGATCGCGCTCGCCCGCGCCCTCGCGACCGAGCCGCGCGTGCTCATGCTCGACGAGCCGTTCGCCTCGCTCGATCCCGAGACGGCGGGCGAGATCCGCACGCTCATCGCCACGCAGCTGCCGCGCAGTGCCGTGACGACGCTCGTCGTGACGCACGCCGCGATCGATGCCGCGGCCCTCGCCGACCGGCTCGTCATCGTCGAGGACGGCGTCGTGACCCAGGCGGGCCCCGTGCGCGATGTGCTCGCGGCGCCCGCGACGCGCTTCGCCGCCGTCATCGCGGGTGTGAACCGCGTGCTCGGCGTCGCCGACGGCGGCGCGTGGCGGTCGGGCGACGTGACGCTGAGAGCCCGCGACGCCGTGGACGCCGCCGACGGCACGCCGCTGGCGGCCTTCGTCCGTCCCGGCCTGGTACACCTGCAGACGCTGGAGGACGTGGATGCCGGGTCTGCGGCATCCACGGGTCCGGCGCCCGGGGGTCCGGCGCCCGGGGGTCCGGCGCCCGGGGGTCCGGCGCCCGCGGGTTCGGCGCCCGCAGACCTAGCGCCCGCGCCTCACGCATCCGCGGGTCCGGCATCAATAGACCCGGCGC contains:
- a CDS encoding sulfate/molybdate ABC transporter ATP-binding protein, coding for MTAASLDARVVVNRPRFRLDVAVTAAPGETVAIMGPSGAGKSTLLHAIAGLEPVHEGHVRIDGTDAAGRRPLPPHRRGVVLLGQEPRLFPHLSARENVAFGLRARRVARAVALERADEWIARVGLGGLGGRRPAQLSGGQQQRIALARALATEPRVLMLDEPFASLDPETAGEIRTLIATQLPRSAVTTLVVTHAAIDAAALADRLVIVEDGVVTQAGPVRDVLAAPATRFAAVIAGVNRVLGVADGGAWRSGDVTLRARDAVDAADGTPLAAFVRPGLVHLQTLEDVDAGSAASTGPAPGGPAPGGPAPGGPAPAGSAPADLAPAPHASAGPASIDPAPAPHASASSWITRVARLEQTPAGVRVHTEEPDIAVDLAADALAALRLAPGTAVRLTVPADAVRLAPAAPPASTPRPPTAP